The Thermus filiformis genome contains a region encoding:
- the aroF gene encoding 3-deoxy-7-phosphoheptulonate synthase, protein MLIVMKREATEREIEEVVREVQRVGYRPHVSRGEERTLIGAIGKGPTPELMEHFQALPGVAEVIPISKPYKLASLEVQPFPTILEFPTGKTGGGHVMVAAGPCGVESREQTLRAARYVKKHGAGMLRGGAFKPRTSPYAFQGLGVEGLRILAEARRETGLPVVTEVLSPEQVELVAEYADALQIGARNAQNFPLLQAVGEAKKPVLLKRGMSMTLEEFLMSAEYILSRGNMQVILVERGIRTFEKATRFTLDVSAVPVLKSWTHLPVWVDPSHPAGRRDWVIPLALAGLAAGADGLIVETHPEPEKALSDAAQQLHEEEFAELMAKVRRLAEALGRTLAAPVLGS, encoded by the coding sequence ATGCTGATCGTGATGAAGCGGGAGGCCACGGAGCGGGAGATCGAGGAGGTCGTGCGGGAGGTCCAGCGGGTGGGGTACCGGCCCCACGTATCCCGGGGAGAGGAGCGGACCCTGATCGGGGCCATCGGCAAAGGGCCCACCCCGGAGCTCATGGAGCACTTCCAGGCCCTGCCGGGGGTGGCGGAGGTCATCCCCATCAGCAAGCCCTACAAGCTGGCGAGCCTCGAGGTCCAGCCCTTCCCCACCATCTTGGAGTTCCCCACGGGCAAGACGGGGGGCGGCCACGTGATGGTGGCGGCGGGGCCCTGCGGGGTGGAGTCGCGGGAGCAGACCCTGAGGGCGGCCCGCTACGTGAAGAAGCACGGGGCGGGGATGCTCCGGGGCGGGGCCTTCAAGCCCCGCACCAGCCCCTACGCCTTCCAGGGCCTGGGGGTGGAGGGGCTGAGGATCCTGGCCGAGGCCCGGCGGGAGACCGGCCTCCCCGTGGTCACCGAGGTCCTCTCCCCCGAGCAGGTGGAGCTGGTGGCCGAGTACGCCGACGCCCTCCAGATCGGGGCGCGCAACGCCCAGAACTTCCCCCTCCTCCAGGCGGTGGGCGAGGCGAAAAAGCCCGTCCTCCTCAAGCGGGGGATGAGCATGACCCTGGAGGAGTTCCTGATGAGCGCGGAGTACATCCTCTCCCGGGGCAACATGCAGGTCATCCTGGTGGAGCGGGGGATCCGCACCTTTGAGAAGGCCACCCGGTTCACCCTGGACGTCTCCGCCGTCCCAGTGCTGAAAAGCTGGACCCACCTACCGGTCTGGGTGGACCCCTCCCACCCCGCCGGGCGGAGGGACTGGGTCATCCCCCTGGCCCTGGCGGGCCTCGCCGCCGGGGCGGACGGGCTCATCGTGGAGACCCACCCCGAGCCGGAGAAGGCCCTTTCCGACGCGGCCCAGCAGCTGCACGAGGAGGAGTTCGCCGAGCTCATGGCCAAGGTGCGCCGCCTGGCGGAGGCCTTGGGCAGGACCCTGGCCGCCCCCGTCCTTGGGTCATGA
- a CDS encoding VOC family protein, with amino-acid sequence MVRRLLGLTLRVRDLGAALFFYRDLLGLKVEADPPRYRLFPEGKGFFLDLIHEPQAPLRPYPSVGLYHFALLLPDRKALAGVFRRLLEAGAYFEGAADHGVSEALYFRDPEGNGLELYRDRPRGEWPKGPLMFTAPLNLERLLAEGPDPKPLPPETLFGHLHLHVEDLRAAEAFFAGRLGMEVTLRTYPGALFFAWDHYHHHVGANTWAGKRKAPEGATGLLAYTLLAPQGVPPGRLKDPTGAEAVLLPEGG; translated from the coding sequence ATGGTAAGGCGGCTTTTGGGCCTCACCCTCCGGGTGCGGGACCTGGGGGCCGCCCTTTTTTTCTACCGGGACCTTTTGGGCCTAAAGGTGGAGGCGGACCCGCCCCGCTACCGGCTTTTCCCGGAGGGAAAGGGGTTTTTCCTAGACTTAATCCACGAACCTCAGGCCCCCTTAAGGCCCTACCCCTCGGTGGGGCTCTACCACTTCGCCCTTCTCTTACCGGACCGCAAGGCCCTGGCCGGGGTCTTCCGCAGGCTCTTGGAGGCGGGGGCCTACTTTGAGGGGGCGGCGGACCACGGGGTCTCGGAGGCCCTTTACTTCCGCGACCCCGAGGGGAACGGCCTCGAGCTCTACCGGGACCGGCCCAGGGGGGAGTGGCCCAAGGGGCCCCTGATGTTCACCGCCCCCCTAAACCTGGAAAGGCTCCTCGCGGAAGGTCCGGACCCCAAGCCCCTTCCCCCCGAAACCCTCTTTGGGCACCTCCACCTGCACGTGGAAGACCTAAGGGCGGCGGAGGCCTTCTTCGCCGGGAGGCTCGGCATGGAGGTCACCCTGCGCACCTACCCTGGAGCCCTCTTCTTCGCCTGGGACCATTACCACCACCACGTGGGGGCAAACACCTGGGCGGGGAAGCGCAAGGCGCCGGAAGGGGCCACCGGCCTCCTCGCCTACACCCTCCTCGCCCCCCAGGGGGTGCCCCCGGGAAGGCTGAAGGACCCCACGGGGGCGGAGGCGGTCCTCCTACCCGAGGGGGGGTAA
- a CDS encoding DUF6069 family protein, translating into MSPACPLLSPLWRFGLRATLLALLVNLALYGLARLLGVPFAVTPPGQGPQEVGWANVALLTALPMLLGLALYAPLRRRTSRAYPLFQGLALLVFVLMAFGPFAATQEGSTRLVLSLLHVPPVLGFLWALWRAEKAGW; encoded by the coding sequence ATGAGCCCCGCCTGCCCTCTCTTGAGCCCCCTCTGGCGCTTCGGCCTGCGGGCCACCCTCTTGGCCCTCCTGGTTAACCTGGCCCTTTACGGCCTGGCCCGCCTCCTGGGGGTGCCCTTCGCCGTCACCCCTCCGGGCCAGGGGCCCCAGGAGGTGGGCTGGGCGAACGTGGCCCTCCTCACCGCGCTTCCCATGCTCCTGGGCCTGGCCCTCTACGCCCCCCTTCGCCGGAGGACCTCGAGGGCCTACCCCCTCTTCCAGGGCCTCGCCCTTCTGGTCTTCGTCCTCATGGCCTTCGGCCCCTTCGCGGCCACCCAGGAGGGGAGCACCCGGCTGGTCCTGAGCCTCCTCCATGTCCCGCCGGTCTTGGGCTTCCTCTGGGCCCTTTGGCGGGCGGAAAAGGCCGGATGGTAA
- a CDS encoding YceI family protein: MRWNLDPAHTSVEFSVRHMVIATVKGTINLKEGYVETDEGGNPLKVEARLDAKSIHTGVPDRDNHLRSPDFLDAENHPEIVFKSEKITPLGEGRYRVEGEVTIRGVTRPLAFEVETQGPVKDPWGNERLAAHFEGRLNRKDFGLTWNMALEAGGLLVGDEVRFSVDTQVVKAAVPAS; encoded by the coding sequence ATGCGTTGGAACCTGGACCCGGCCCATACGAGCGTGGAGTTCTCCGTGCGGCACATGGTGATCGCCACCGTGAAGGGGACGATCAACCTGAAGGAGGGTTACGTGGAGACGGACGAGGGGGGGAACCCCCTCAAGGTGGAGGCCCGGCTGGACGCCAAGAGCATCCACACCGGCGTGCCCGACCGGGACAACCACCTGCGCTCCCCGGACTTCCTGGACGCGGAGAACCACCCCGAGATCGTCTTCAAAAGCGAGAAGATCACCCCCCTGGGGGAGGGCCGCTACCGGGTGGAGGGGGAGGTGACCATCCGCGGGGTCACCCGGCCCCTGGCCTTTGAGGTGGAGACCCAGGGCCCGGTGAAGGACCCCTGGGGGAACGAGCGCCTGGCCGCCCACTTTGAGGGCAGGCTCAACCGCAAGGACTTCGGCCTCACCTGGAACATGGCCCTCGAGGCGGGCGGCCTCCTGGTGGGGGACGAGGTCCGCTTCAGCGTGGACACCCAGGTGGTGAAGGCCGCGGTGCCCGCCTCCTGA
- a CDS encoding TAXI family TRAP transporter solute-binding subunit, with the protein MRRILLSALVLLGLGLAQKPKVVVATGGVGGVYFYYGTTLAEIWNKAGVAEAQAIQTAASIDNLLLLENRTDPRSGTYYCATTLPDSAYLAYTGGHDRFKDKPAKSVRVLFAMYPNFLHIVTREGSGIRVLQDLKGKRVSTGAPGSGTEVEALLVLQAAGLSPKDFAKQERLGAQESANALSEGNLDAFFWSGGLPTAAVTELSASLARKGQRIYLVPIDARSTVAQVFQRRFPGLAEVGVVPRAVYGTRADTPTLSFWNLFVCPASLPEEAAYALTKATFENLAALRQAVAAARDTTLENAVKFVKGTIPYHEGALRYFREAGALR; encoded by the coding sequence ATGAGGCGGATCCTGCTATCGGCGCTGGTTCTTCTCGGCTTGGGCCTGGCCCAGAAGCCCAAGGTGGTGGTGGCCACCGGGGGCGTGGGCGGGGTCTACTTCTACTACGGGACCACCCTGGCCGAGATCTGGAACAAGGCGGGGGTGGCGGAGGCGCAGGCCATCCAGACCGCGGCCTCCATTGACAACCTCCTCCTCCTGGAAAACCGCACCGACCCCAGGTCCGGCACCTATTACTGCGCCACCACCCTGCCCGACTCCGCCTACCTGGCCTACACGGGCGGGCACGACCGGTTCAAGGACAAGCCCGCCAAGAGCGTCCGCGTCCTCTTCGCCATGTACCCCAACTTCCTGCACATCGTGACCCGGGAGGGCTCGGGGATCCGCGTCCTGCAAGACCTCAAGGGGAAGCGGGTCTCCACCGGGGCCCCCGGCTCGGGCACGGAGGTGGAGGCCCTCTTGGTCCTCCAGGCGGCGGGGCTTTCCCCCAAGGACTTCGCCAAGCAGGAGCGGCTGGGGGCCCAGGAGAGCGCCAACGCCCTGTCGGAGGGGAACCTGGACGCCTTCTTCTGGTCGGGCGGCCTCCCCACGGCGGCGGTGACCGAGCTCTCCGCGAGCCTGGCCCGGAAGGGGCAGCGGATCTACCTGGTCCCCATAGACGCCAGGAGCACCGTGGCCCAGGTCTTCCAGCGCCGCTTCCCTGGCCTCGCGGAGGTGGGCGTGGTACCCCGTGCGGTCTACGGGACCCGGGCCGACACCCCCACCCTCTCCTTCTGGAACCTCTTCGTCTGCCCCGCTTCCCTCCCCGAGGAGGCGGCCTACGCCCTGACCAAGGCCACCTTTGAGAACCTGGCCGCCCTGCGGCAGGCGGTGGCCGCGGCCAGGGACACCACCCTGGAGAACGCGGTCAAGTTCGTGAAGGGCACCATCCCCTACCACGAGGGGGCCCTGCGCTACTTCCGCGAGGCGGGCGCCCTGAGATGA
- a CDS encoding TRAP transporter permease — MEHLETSPPSTSPLYRLARAVLILGALYSLYLVLHPFTPLAKAEIPLLDIIQLQRSVHVLFLLLGGYLLSFFRPGKRTLGSWLFFLLSLVPLYHFLFPQVPGLQVGLGVKLFGLLAWGVAVLPALLPGLKRGADLLAVLLALLPTLYQARYFEELVYRAVLPEPWDMGMSFALIMLVLGLVYRLLGPVMPVLVLFFFSYNLYADLFPGAFRGTRQGIDLLLGKTFNETEAGIYGLITGVSAKYLVYFTLLSGMIGALGLGRVVANYALALVGKHPATPGRVTGLASVFMGMFSGSGAADTQFVAALTKPLYERAGYDRLMAAGLVATAGSIALVTPPVLGSIAFIMVEILQIPYLKVILMAIGPALLYLTTVLAFNEFYARKAGLPPVGAELEMSRRRYVLRYSPLFLPILLIIVLLYLGYEVRTAASLALLGFVLLAYLDPTLRPRGFKPILDGLEEGFKTLLPIGSAVTAANLIFAMMVISGLPSKFSQLLQQVSGESLLLATLITALFSLVLGMGVPPTATYVITSALTAPAIIGLAKANGIPPEAALLATHMFLFYYAVLADVTPPVALSGYAAASVFGTNPLLTGVYAARVALSKYLVGFFFLLSYAGTGLLIVPVLETSPPGEAWRIILERFLAVAAGVVYLSASGVGYTRRPLKRWEAWALGALAVALFVPLPWLNLLAFLLGLPFFRKGLTGPRKEG; from the coding sequence ATGGAACACCTGGAGACGAGCCCCCCTTCCACCTCCCCCCTCTACCGCCTGGCCCGGGCCGTCCTCATCCTGGGCGCCCTCTACAGCCTCTACCTGGTCCTCCACCCCTTCACCCCCCTGGCCAAGGCGGAGATCCCCTTACTGGACATCATCCAGCTCCAACGGAGCGTCCACGTCCTCTTCCTCCTCCTGGGCGGCTACCTCCTGAGCTTCTTCCGGCCCGGCAAGCGCACCCTGGGCTCTTGGCTCTTCTTCCTCCTCTCCCTCGTCCCCCTCTACCACTTCCTCTTCCCCCAGGTGCCCGGGCTCCAGGTGGGCCTAGGGGTCAAGCTCTTCGGCCTCCTGGCCTGGGGGGTAGCGGTCCTCCCCGCCCTCCTTCCGGGCCTGAAGCGGGGGGCGGACCTCCTGGCCGTCCTCCTCGCCCTCCTGCCCACCCTCTACCAGGCCCGCTACTTTGAGGAGCTGGTCTACCGGGCGGTCCTGCCCGAGCCCTGGGACATGGGCATGTCCTTCGCCCTCATCATGCTGGTCCTGGGCCTGGTCTACCGGCTTTTGGGCCCGGTGATGCCGGTTTTGGTCCTCTTCTTCTTCAGCTACAACCTCTACGCCGACCTCTTCCCGGGGGCCTTCCGGGGCACCCGGCAGGGGATTGACCTCCTTTTGGGCAAGACCTTCAACGAGACGGAGGCCGGCATCTACGGCCTCATCACCGGGGTCTCGGCCAAGTACCTGGTCTACTTCACCCTGCTCTCCGGGATGATCGGGGCCCTGGGCCTGGGCCGGGTGGTGGCCAACTACGCCCTGGCCCTGGTGGGGAAGCACCCCGCCACCCCGGGCCGGGTCACCGGCCTGGCCAGCGTTTTCATGGGGATGTTCTCAGGGAGCGGGGCCGCGGACACCCAGTTCGTGGCCGCCCTGACCAAGCCCCTCTACGAGCGGGCGGGCTACGACCGACTGATGGCGGCGGGCCTGGTGGCCACCGCGGGGAGCATCGCCCTGGTGACGCCGCCGGTTCTGGGGAGCATCGCCTTCATCATGGTGGAGATCCTGCAGATCCCCTACCTGAAGGTCATCCTCATGGCCATCGGCCCCGCCCTCCTCTACCTGACCACCGTCTTGGCCTTCAACGAGTTCTACGCCCGCAAGGCGGGGCTTCCCCCGGTGGGGGCGGAGCTTGAGATGAGCCGCCGGAGGTACGTCCTCCGCTACAGCCCCCTCTTCCTGCCCATCCTCCTCATCATCGTCCTCCTGTACCTGGGCTACGAGGTGAGGACGGCGGCCAGCCTGGCCCTTTTGGGCTTCGTCCTTTTGGCTTACCTGGACCCCACCCTGCGGCCCCGGGGGTTCAAGCCCATCCTGGACGGCCTCGAGGAGGGCTTCAAGACCCTCTTGCCCATCGGGAGCGCCGTCACCGCCGCCAACCTCATCTTCGCCATGATGGTCATTTCCGGCCTGCCCTCCAAGTTCAGCCAGCTCCTCCAGCAGGTCTCCGGCGAAAGCCTCCTCCTGGCCACCCTGATCACCGCCCTCTTCAGCCTGGTCCTGGGCATGGGCGTCCCCCCCACGGCCACCTACGTGATCACCTCGGCCCTCACCGCCCCGGCCATCATCGGCCTGGCCAAGGCCAACGGCATTCCCCCGGAGGCCGCCCTCCTCGCCACCCACATGTTCCTCTTCTACTACGCGGTCCTGGCCGACGTGACCCCGCCCGTGGCCCTCTCCGGCTACGCCGCCGCCAGCGTCTTCGGCACCAACCCCCTCCTCACCGGGGTCTACGCCGCCCGGGTGGCGCTTTCCAAGTACCTGGTCGGCTTCTTCTTCCTCCTCTCCTACGCGGGGACCGGCCTCCTCATCGTCCCGGTCCTGGAGACCAGCCCGCCCGGCGAGGCCTGGAGGATCATCCTGGAGCGCTTCCTGGCGGTGGCGGCGGGGGTGGTCTACCTCTCCGCCTCCGGGGTGGGGTACACCCGGAGGCCCCTTAAGCGCTGGGAGGCCTGGGCCCTGGGGGCCCTGGCGGTGGCCCTCTTCGTCCCCCTTCCCTGGCTTAACCTCCTGGCCTTCCTCCTGGGCCTCCCCTTCTTCCGCAAGGGCTTGACCGGGCCCCGAAAGGAGGGGTAG
- a CDS encoding TAXI family TRAP transporter solute-binding subunit, with product MRRLLIALGILGLGLGFAQKAKVVIGTGSTGGVFFYYGTALADILNKAGVAEAQPVQTGGSYDNLQLLRDRTSGDTYYCALTTTDSAYVAYTGEEPRFRDKPAKTQRVLFYMYPSFIHLVTTEKSGIKVVQDLKGKRVSTGQPGSSTENLALLVLQGAGVKPESFAKRERLPVAEGAKALAEGTLDAFFWVGGVPTSSIVELSQTLARKGDRIYLVPIDPKSTTAQVVMKRFPGLVEPYPVPKSVYNTRTDVPGLATGNIVVCPASLPEEVAYGIMKAVFSNLQTLRTAVAAAKDTSLEATARLYGKLPIPFHPGAEKYLKEAGLIR from the coding sequence ATGAGAAGACTCCTTATCGCCCTCGGAATCCTGGGACTGGGCCTGGGCTTCGCCCAAAAGGCCAAGGTGGTGATCGGAACCGGAAGCACCGGCGGGGTCTTCTTCTACTACGGCACCGCCCTGGCCGACATCCTCAACAAGGCCGGGGTGGCGGAGGCCCAGCCGGTCCAGACCGGCGGCTCCTACGACAACCTGCAGCTCCTCCGGGACCGGACAAGTGGAGACACCTACTACTGCGCCCTCACCACCACCGACTCCGCCTACGTGGCCTACACCGGGGAGGAGCCCCGCTTCCGGGACAAGCCCGCCAAGACCCAGCGGGTCCTTTTCTACATGTACCCCTCCTTCATCCACCTGGTGACCACGGAGAAGTCGGGGATCAAGGTGGTCCAGGACCTGAAGGGCAAGCGGGTCTCCACCGGCCAGCCCGGCTCGAGCACCGAGAACCTGGCCCTCCTGGTCCTCCAGGGAGCGGGGGTGAAGCCGGAGAGCTTCGCCAAGAGGGAGCGCCTCCCGGTGGCCGAGGGGGCCAAGGCCCTGGCCGAGGGGACCCTGGACGCCTTCTTCTGGGTGGGAGGGGTGCCCACCTCCAGCATCGTGGAGCTCTCCCAGACCCTAGCCCGGAAGGGGGACCGGATCTACCTGGTGCCCATTGACCCCAAGAGCACCACGGCCCAGGTGGTCATGAAGCGCTTCCCCGGCCTGGTGGAGCCCTACCCGGTGCCCAAGAGCGTCTACAACACCCGCACCGACGTGCCCGGCCTGGCCACGGGGAACATCGTGGTCTGCCCCGCCTCCCTGCCCGAGGAGGTGGCCTACGGGATCATGAAGGCGGTCTTCTCCAACCTCCAGACCCTCCGCACCGCGGTGGCCGCGGCCAAGGACACCAGCCTCGAGGCCACGGCCCGGCTCTACGGCAAGCTCCCCATCCCCTTCCACCCCGGGGCGGAGAAGTACCTAAAGGAGGCCGGCCTAATCCGCTGA
- a CDS encoding MFS transporter, translating to MLALALLKDPLYRAYWLSLFASQLGTWMQSAAQGWLVLLLTGSAERLGLVVAFQFLPSLLLSLPAGVLADRYPRRRLLLFTQGGMALLAFLMGLLVLLGWVRYGHVLAFALLYGALNALDLPVRQAYTVELAGRERYPGAIALNSFGFNLSRLLGPALGGVLIARYGVGVAFLLNALSFLPLLLVLFRREDGKVMEEGHPSFRSQVLEGLRYVWETPRVRFVVGVVFLTSLFVMNFQTLVPAYARLALGLSAAGYGALLSAVGLGALAAALGMALRGRPSLAWVVGGGVLLGLVHLALALRPTATGAALLFALGGFGMISVLINANTAVQLEVPDRLRGRVMSVYSLFLLGTGPLGAYLTGALFDALGGGKAAGVLGGLALLALFLWVRAATPRA from the coding sequence GTGCTGGCCTTGGCCCTCCTCAAGGACCCCCTTTACCGCGCCTACTGGCTCTCCCTCTTTGCCTCCCAGCTCGGCACCTGGATGCAGTCCGCCGCCCAGGGGTGGCTGGTCCTCCTCCTCACGGGGAGCGCGGAGCGGCTGGGCCTGGTGGTGGCCTTCCAGTTCCTCCCCTCCCTCCTCCTCTCCCTGCCCGCCGGGGTCCTGGCGGACCGGTACCCCCGGCGGCGCCTCCTCCTCTTCACCCAGGGGGGTATGGCTCTCTTGGCCTTCCTCATGGGCCTTCTGGTCCTCTTGGGCTGGGTGCGGTACGGGCACGTCCTGGCCTTCGCCCTCCTCTACGGGGCCTTAAACGCCCTGGACCTCCCCGTGCGCCAGGCCTACACGGTGGAGCTGGCCGGGCGGGAGCGCTACCCCGGGGCCATCGCCCTGAACTCCTTCGGCTTCAACTTGAGCCGCCTTCTGGGCCCCGCCCTGGGCGGGGTGCTGATCGCCCGGTACGGGGTGGGGGTGGCCTTCCTCCTGAACGCCCTCTCCTTTTTGCCCCTCCTCCTCGTACTCTTCCGCCGGGAAGACGGGAAGGTCATGGAGGAGGGCCACCCCTCCTTCCGTAGTCAGGTCCTGGAGGGCCTCCGCTACGTCTGGGAGACCCCCCGGGTCCGGTTCGTGGTGGGGGTGGTCTTCCTCACCAGCCTCTTCGTCATGAACTTCCAGACCCTGGTCCCCGCCTACGCTCGGCTGGCCCTGGGGCTTTCCGCCGCCGGCTACGGGGCCCTTCTCTCCGCCGTGGGCCTGGGGGCCTTGGCCGCGGCCCTGGGCATGGCCCTGCGGGGGAGGCCCAGCCTGGCCTGGGTGGTGGGGGGTGGGGTGCTTCTGGGCCTGGTCCACCTGGCCCTGGCCCTGCGGCCCACGGCCACGGGGGCGGCGCTCCTTTTCGCCCTGGGGGGGTTCGGGATGATCAGCGTCCTCATCAACGCCAACACCGCCGTCCAGCTCGAGGTCCCGGACCGGCTTCGGGGCCGGGTGATGTCCGTCTACTCCCTCTTCCTCCTGGGCACGGGGCCCCTGGGGGCCTACCTGACCGGGGCCCTGTTTGACGCCCTGGGGGGTGGGAAGGCGGCGGGCGTCCTGGGGGGGCTGGCCCTTTTGGCCCTTTTCCTCTGGGTCAGGGCCGCCACTCCTCGGGCCTAG
- the wecB gene encoding non-hydrolyzing UDP-N-acetylglucosamine 2-epimerase, with the protein MKRVVLAFGTRPEATKMAPVYLALKEVAGVQPLVLLTGQHREQLRQALSLFGLREDRNLDVMTERQALPDLAARILPQAARALKEMGADYVLVHGDTLTTFAVAWAAFLEGIPVGHVEAGLRSGSLKEPFPEEANRRLTDVLTDLDLAPTPLAKENLLKEGKPEEGILVTGQTGVDAVLLAARLGRLPEGLPPGPYVTVTLHRRENWPILDRLALALRRVAEAFPSLTFVYPVHLNPVVREKVYPVLQGVRNFVLLDPLEYGPMAALLKESLLIVTDSGGLQEEGAALGVPVVVLRNVTERPEGLEAGILRLAGTDPERVFRVVKGLLEDPEELARMRRAKNPYGDGKAGERVAWGVAWRLGLGPRPEEWRP; encoded by the coding sequence ATGAAGCGGGTGGTCCTGGCCTTCGGCACCCGGCCCGAGGCCACCAAGATGGCCCCGGTCTACCTGGCCCTGAAGGAGGTCGCCGGGGTCCAGCCCCTGGTCCTCCTCACCGGCCAGCATCGGGAACAGCTCCGCCAGGCCCTGAGCCTCTTCGGCCTCCGGGAGGATCGGAACCTGGACGTGATGACCGAGCGCCAGGCCCTGCCCGACCTGGCCGCCCGCATCCTGCCCCAGGCGGCCCGGGCCCTCAAGGAGATGGGGGCCGACTACGTCCTGGTCCACGGGGACACCCTTACCACCTTCGCCGTGGCCTGGGCCGCCTTTTTGGAGGGGATCCCGGTGGGGCACGTGGAGGCGGGGCTGAGAAGCGGGAGCCTGAAGGAGCCCTTTCCCGAGGAAGCGAACCGCCGCCTCACCGACGTCCTCACCGACTTGGACCTCGCCCCCACCCCCCTCGCCAAGGAAAATCTCCTCAAGGAGGGGAAGCCGGAGGAGGGGATTCTGGTCACGGGCCAGACCGGGGTGGACGCCGTCCTCCTCGCCGCCCGGCTGGGCCGGCTCCCCGAGGGCCTCCCCCCGGGGCCCTACGTGACCGTGACCCTGCACCGGCGGGAGAACTGGCCCATCCTGGACCGGCTGGCCCTGGCCCTGAGGCGGGTGGCGGAGGCCTTCCCCAGCCTCACCTTCGTCTACCCCGTGCACCTGAACCCGGTGGTGCGGGAGAAGGTCTATCCGGTCCTCCAGGGGGTGCGGAACTTCGTCCTTTTGGACCCCTTGGAGTACGGCCCCATGGCCGCGCTCCTAAAGGAAAGCCTCCTCATCGTCACCGACTCCGGGGGGCTCCAGGAGGAGGGGGCGGCCTTGGGGGTGCCGGTGGTGGTCCTGCGCAACGTCACGGAGAGGCCGGAGGGCCTCGAGGCCGGCATCCTCAGGCTGGCGGGGACGGACCCCGAGCGGGTCTTCCGGGTGGTCAAGGGACTTTTGGAGGACCCGGAGGAGCTCGCCCGCATGCGCCGGGCCAAGAACCCCTACGGGGACGGGAAGGCCGGGGAGCGGGTGGCCTGGGGGGTGGCCTGGCGGCTCGGCCTGGGGCCTAGGCCCGAGGAGTGGCGGCCCTGA
- a CDS encoding glycosyltransferase family 4 protein, with product MTEFLQRIGVAEPWGPGFLTVLLVFTLALFATWRFIPRVRRFALKVGWADQPNERRLNREPLPNAGGLAVYAGVVLALVLASLLRPILIAEVQIQVLAILLGGSWLVLVGFIDDQFGLPPLFRLFVQTLAALLLVATGIRFEAAFGTGLDPFWSVLLTWLWVVGITNALNLMDGLDGLAGGVAFISAVSLLAVSALNPYWAAGTLVLAALAGATLGFLRHNLHPSRIILGDAGAYFLGYTLAATALLGNLKLTTFLGLLPPALFLLLPILDTTQVVVRRLLRRQNPLSTPGKDHIHHALLRRGLSQRRVAFALWGLALVFNLLAMAYLGVPLESILATLLAILAGLGWVTYRRLRALVREGVE from the coding sequence ATGACCGAGTTCCTGCAGAGAATCGGCGTGGCCGAGCCCTGGGGGCCGGGGTTCCTCACCGTCCTTTTGGTCTTCACCCTGGCCCTCTTCGCCACCTGGCGGTTCATCCCCCGGGTGCGCCGCTTCGCCCTCAAGGTGGGCTGGGCCGACCAGCCGAACGAGCGCCGGCTCAACCGGGAGCCCCTGCCCAACGCGGGGGGGCTCGCAGTCTACGCGGGGGTGGTCCTGGCCCTGGTCCTGGCCAGCCTGCTCAGGCCTATCCTGATCGCCGAGGTCCAGATCCAGGTCCTGGCCATCCTCCTGGGGGGGAGCTGGCTGGTCCTGGTGGGGTTCATAGACGATCAGTTCGGCCTCCCGCCCCTCTTCCGCCTCTTCGTCCAGACCCTGGCCGCCCTCCTTTTGGTGGCCACCGGGATCCGGTTTGAGGCCGCTTTCGGGACCGGGCTGGACCCCTTTTGGAGCGTCCTCCTCACCTGGCTTTGGGTGGTGGGGATCACCAACGCCCTCAACCTGATGGACGGCCTGGACGGCCTGGCGGGGGGGGTGGCTTTCATCAGCGCGGTGAGCCTCCTGGCGGTCTCGGCCCTGAACCCCTACTGGGCGGCCGGGACCCTGGTCCTCGCCGCCCTGGCCGGAGCCACCCTGGGGTTTTTGCGCCACAACCTCCACCCGAGCCGGATCATCCTGGGGGACGCGGGAGCCTACTTCCTGGGCTACACCCTGGCGGCCACCGCCCTTTTGGGCAACCTCAAGCTCACCACCTTTTTGGGCCTCCTCCCCCCCGCCCTCTTCCTGCTTCTGCCCATCCTGGACACCACCCAGGTGGTGGTGCGAAGGCTCCTCCGAAGGCAGAACCCCCTTTCCACCCCCGGCAAGGACCACATCCACCACGCCCTTTTAAGACGGGGGCTTTCCCAGAGGCGGGTGGCCTTCGCCCTCTGGGGGCTGGCCCTGGTCTTTAACCTCCTGGCCATGGCCTACCTGGGCGTGCCCCTCGAGTCCATCCTGGCCACCCTCTTGGCCATCCTGGCCGGCCTGGGCTGGGTCACCTACCGGCGGCTCAGGGCCCTGGTGCGGGAGGGCGTGGAATGA